From a region of the Hymenobacter jejuensis genome:
- a CDS encoding sensor histidine kinase has product MPDALLPLILITPILLLLSLGIVGFVVRYQRRLLQQQGEVREIREAAQQQALEAALLAQEEERRRIAADLHDGVGTTLSIVKLHLSTLNRPDLTREATALLDQAIGEVRRISRNLLPAVLQKFGLPFALEALARTVPEDGPTRVHITQNGTPRRLDPQQELTVYRVVQELLGNGLRHAKAANIDIMINFGVDSLSLQYIDNGVGFDPSAGDVQPSPGSRTGLGLMNLRSRVALLRGTLRHESSPGLGSQVWISLPLQYLAANQETSTISSL; this is encoded by the coding sequence ATGCCTGACGCGCTACTTCCTCTTATCCTGATCACGCCGATTCTGCTCCTGCTGTCCTTGGGCATTGTCGGGTTTGTGGTGCGCTACCAGCGGCGGTTGCTCCAGCAGCAGGGCGAGGTGCGCGAAATCCGGGAAGCAGCTCAGCAACAAGCACTTGAAGCGGCCCTGCTGGCGCAGGAAGAAGAGCGCCGCCGCATCGCTGCCGATTTGCACGACGGCGTAGGCACCACGCTTTCCATTGTGAAGCTGCACCTGAGCACCCTCAATCGCCCCGATCTCACGCGCGAGGCCACGGCCCTGCTCGACCAGGCAATTGGGGAAGTACGCCGCATTTCGCGCAACTTGCTGCCGGCTGTGCTACAGAAATTTGGCCTGCCGTTCGCGCTCGAAGCCCTCGCCCGCACCGTGCCCGAAGACGGCCCCACGCGGGTGCACATCACCCAGAACGGCACGCCCCGCCGCCTCGATCCGCAGCAGGAGCTGACGGTGTACCGGGTGGTGCAGGAGTTGCTCGGCAACGGGCTGCGGCACGCCAAAGCCGCCAACATCGACATCATGATCAACTTTGGCGTCGATTCACTTTCCCTCCAATATATCGACAACGGCGTAGGCTTCGACCCTTCGGCTGGCGATGTGCAGCCCAGCCCCGGCTCGCGTACAGGCTTGGGACTGATGAACCTACGCAGCCGAGTTGCGTTATTACGCGGAACGCTTCGGCACGAGTCGTCGCCGGGACTGGGCAGTCAGGTTTGGATTTCCCTACCGCTTCAGTACCTTGCTGCAAATCAAGAAACTAGCACTATTTCCTCTTTATGA
- a CDS encoding response regulator — protein MTSPSVRIAVVDDHILFRKGLHALVSGFPSMEVIFEAGDGEELLAHLDHGKVPDVILMDLQMPNLDGLQTTRLLRSQFPHVRVIIISMHDEPELIESLRAEGAHGYLLKNADPEEVHAAILTVIRKAEAHTAIPAL, from the coding sequence ATGACTTCGCCCAGCGTACGCATTGCCGTTGTCGATGACCACATCCTTTTTCGGAAAGGATTGCACGCGCTAGTCAGCGGATTTCCCAGTATGGAGGTCATTTTTGAGGCGGGCGACGGCGAAGAACTACTCGCCCACCTCGACCACGGCAAAGTGCCGGACGTAATTCTGATGGATTTGCAGATGCCCAACCTCGACGGACTGCAAACTACACGCTTGCTGCGCTCGCAGTTTCCGCACGTGCGCGTTATCATTATTTCCATGCACGACGAGCCGGAACTCATTGAAAGCCTGCGGGCCGAAGGCGCCCACGGCTACCTGCTCAAGAATGCCGACCCCGAGGAAGTGCACGCCGCCATCCTGACGGTCATTCGCAAAGCCGAAGCACACACCGCCATACCGGCGCTATAG